ATTTGTTCTGCATCTTTAACATCCAGGGCCTTCGAGAAAGGATCATCGGGATCGGATTTTCCTTTCATGCTTCCAATCGTTTTAATGGCCGTTTGCACTTCCGGAGTAAAAGTTGAGAAACCTGCTTCTCCCATGATCCAGGCATAGTCAGTTGCAGCCCCCGTCAATTTGGATAATGCGGCTTGAGAAAGAGTATCTCCGGACATAACTCGTGGTAAGGACCAGGCAAGGTTCATCGCATGATACCCCAGCCAGTAATAGATGTTATTTACGAGCTCGTCTTTTAGAGCATTGAAAAAGTTATTCCAACTCGGATCGTTCAGCCATTTTTGTTTCGCTTCCTCGGGCCAGAGATCATAGCCTTTTTCAAAGGGAAGAGTCAGCAGCACAGCAGTAAGCTGATCATATTTACCAAGTGTTGCGTCAGATATTTTTGCGTTTTTCAAAAGCTCTCGATGTTCCGCGAGTCGCTCTTTTACTTGAGGATAAACGGCGGAGTAGTATGAAGAGAAGTCCATTACAAGACGAACTTCGCCGACTTTGTAGAAATCGTGAACGTCCACAACCCCACCGAATGGATCAACGTTCGTAGCTGGTTTTGGTGCATCAGCACTTCGCGAAGAAGAGGACCGCATCGATTGCAGCGGTTCCTTTGGACCAGCCTTTTTCATCCAATCATCTTCAGCGCTTCGAGCAACCGCCGGCAAAAGCAGCAATGTTACAAAGAATAGAATCCAGTTTCGTTTCATTCTTTTCCCCCTTACAAATTTTGAAGCGATATACCCATTACCTTTGACAAATAGACAAAAAAATCTACTTTCAATTTACCATCGGTATACGAATAAGTCTTGCCGACTCGGCGTGACGCATCTCCAGGGATCAGAAGCGTTCCAAATTTTTCTTTTAGCCGCGTTTCGCTATCACCGATCTCAATGCCGAGAAACTCCGGTTGCGGTTGCTTCAGCGCTTTAGCATCCGGTATGTGCGCAACTGCTGAAGCTTCAATCTCGCTTAGATTGATGCTTTGAACTCGTCCTTCGAGCAACACAACATCTACTCCGAGACTCGGATACCAGAAACGCTGTCCGTTGTCACCGGCGCTTGTAGAGATTTTATCGGTTCGATCCGGCTCCCCGAGTGCTGCCGTAACCAGGTCTCGCCGGTTTCCAGGCGCTACTCCAAATAGACCTTTGATTTGAGGTGACTGTGGCGCATCAGGGATAGGCTGTTTGTGTTGCTGAAGCGTTTGCCTTGCAAACTCTGCCCATCCACTCTTATTGTCCGTCAGCAAGTACCTGCTGAAGCCTGAAAAAGCGTTCTCCTGTTTTCCATTTTCCATCTGCACCACTGCCAGATTGTAAGAAGCAGCCGGCAGGGAAGAAGCTGCTTTGCTGAATAGTGCTTCTGCCTGCTCCTTTTCGTTTTTCTTGTAATGAACGATTGCCATATGATTTGCGTATCGCGCGCTGGAGGGATCCCGTTTGAGCAAACGGGTCAAAATGTCTTCGGCTTCTTCCAGATCTTGCGTCTGGCCCGTGTGAACAAGAGCCACTGCAAGATTATTTTTAACATTCGGTTCGGCCGGATTGATGCTCAGTGCCTTTCTATAACAATCGAGAGCACGCGTCAGAAGGTTTGGATCACGCAACCGTTCGCGCAGATTCACGAAGTAGTCGGCAAGATCAACTTGAAACTTTTCGAATTTCGGATCCTGCTGTTCCAAATACTTCATGTGATATGCCTTACCCAGATTGTTCCATGCTTGATAACTCAGTGGATATTTCAGCGTTACGTCCTTGAAGCAAAGAATTGCTTTATCGTAGTTCCGGGCCAGAAGCATTTCGTAACCCCAATCGAACTCAGAGGCAACATTCATCAGGGAGCTCGCATACGATTTCATATGCTCTATCCGTTCGACTTCAGTGGGGTGGTCTGTAAAGCGAAGTCCCCTGACGGTTTTTCTAGGAGTCCAGTAGTCGTGCATGGGGTAGTCGTATCCTTTTGCGATCATCAACTCGCTGTAGCGGATTGCCCCTGAGTAATGGTATCCCGCTACAGCTGCATAGAAGGCGCCGTAAGCATCCGCTTCGAACTCGTGGATTCGACTGAATCGCGCGCGTCCTAATTCGAGAAATGTTTCTGTTTCCAGCTTCGCTTGCTCGGCGTTGGATTCCTCTTTACCAGGAGATTTGTCCTTCTCCAGTTTATCCATTCGATTGATGAGCCATTGCAGGGATCCTGATGTTTGCAGCCCTTTAATGCTGTGACGCAGATTTGCATGGGCGATTTCATGTCCCATAACCCCGGCCACCATTTCCTCATCTACAACACCATTCTTTGTTACAATTTCAATCATTCCGGACGTTACAAGTATCTGACCACCCGGGAAAGTGGAAGCATTCGGAAAAGTGTCTTCAACAACGGTGAAACTCCATTCATCGAGATCAGGTCGCTCATTGACCGCGCGCAAAATCCTGTTTGCTATACGCTGAACCAGCTCCTGATAAGAAGAATTGCTGGATATTTTCAAGCCTCTTTCTTTTAGAGCTAAGTCCTTCCAGAATCGTCCCAGACGAACTTCGGTTACGACATCTACTGCGCCAATAACCGATTCTTCTTTTACCTGAGCTTCTGAGTCAGAGAAGGCAAGCAAAAAAAGTAGAAAGATAACCAGGCAGGCTGGAAGCCTGCGCTCCGTATTCATTGTTCTTTCCGGCTTAAATCCGGACGTCCCTGTTTCTCATACACTACTCTTAATAACGCAGGGACAGCTGGATGGTGCGAATCGGTACGGTTCAAACTTAGAAGTAGCGGCAATGCATCTGCGTAAAAGCGCTGGTCCACAAGAGCGGATGCCTTGAGCAATGCAAGCTGGTCGCGCGTGTAAGTTTTGAAAACAGGATCCTCAAAACTTTCCAATAGTTCTCGCGCGGGCGCCCGGTCTTCTTCATTCAAAATCTCGAAAGTTGCAGCTTCCGATTCTTGTTTATTCGAGACAAGATGCCAGGTGTATTCGCCTGGACGGAGAGGATCTCCGGAATAGGCAAGAGTCAATTGCTTTATGGCGTCGCTACTCCAGAGTTTTTTGGCGGATTGCTTCTCAAATACTTCCACCTTATAAGCCTGGCCCTCGGGACCGGTCCAGTAAAATACGGGATGATTGTTCAGGACAGCGCAACCGGACGGCGCAACGGGTGAAAAGGGCAGCGATTGTTTTTCTTTCGGGCGGTGATCCGAATAAGGCGTGACAGAGAAATCGTACTCAGTCTTGCCAATATGATGAAAAACATCTGTAAATAGTTGTGCCACTTTTTTCAAAAACGGAGTATCTGCTGCCGGTTCCTTGACTTCGTAATACGGGACCTGACTTGTAAGGCAGTGCTGTTCCATTTTCCTTGCGTAGGTACTTTCCGGTCCGCAGACAAGTGCATTTTTTTCACAGATTCTAGAGACTAGAAGCGGTGGCTCGGTCGGCAAGCCATAACGAAGGAGAACTACAGCTCTGGATTTCTCGTCCACCAGAACGCGATCCCCTTTGCTTAAGCCCATATACTGCCGTCCTTTCACCGGGCTTCTATTGCCGGAGTGAACCCAAACTCCGGAATCTCCGCTCGAATTGCAGATCTCAGCAATTTCCGCAACGATCTTGATTTCATTTTCTGCTTCCGAGAATAACCGGGGACAAAGGAACGCTACGCAGGCGAGCACCCAAATTGTTTTACACATTTGCCGTTGCTTTGATTTCATAGACTTTCATTACTTTTCCTGAGACAGTGAGTTCAGCGCAGAAAGTTGCTGGCAGGGAATCTGCGGCTGCATTGATAAAACGTTCCGTTGCGATGATTTTCGAATTCATTTCATGAGCTATCAAAGCGAGTTCGCAGGCATTTCCAATCGCCTCCACAACTCCATTCATCTGGCGATCGACACCGATCGCGGCATGCAAATCAGGAAAAATCTTGATGTGTTTCTTCATTTCTTGTTCCAGCTCGTGAATCTTTTCCACTAAAAATTGTGCCGCCTCCAACACGGCTGAATTTGCTGTTTCAGGGAAAAACATGAGGATACGCGAGTCCTGATAAATGCGCGCATCAGGGAATCTCTTTGAAAGCTCTCTTCCCGTTTCTTTCCATCCTTTCACAAGCTGGAACGCATTGTACTCCGGCTGTCCCGCGCACGCGTCCTTCAAGTCGCTGATCTCCGCGGCCAGTACAAAGTAAGATGTCCCGGTGGGTAAATCGGCTGCTTTGATAAACCAGTCCATCATATCCCGGCCTTCCAGTGTTG
Above is a window of bacterium DNA encoding:
- a CDS encoding M48 family metalloprotease, with amino-acid sequence MNTERRLPACLVIFLLFLLAFSDSEAQVKEESVIGAVDVVTEVRLGRFWKDLALKERGLKISSNSSYQELVQRIANRILRAVNERPDLDEWSFTVVEDTFPNASTFPGGQILVTSGMIEIVTKNGVVDEEMVAGVMGHEIAHANLRHSIKGLQTSGSLQWLINRMDKLEKDKSPGKEESNAEQAKLETETFLELGRARFSRIHEFEADAYGAFYAAVAGYHYSGAIRYSELMIAKGYDYPMHDYWTPRKTVRGLRFTDHPTEVERIEHMKSYASSLMNVASEFDWGYEMLLARNYDKAILCFKDVTLKYPLSYQAWNNLGKAYHMKYLEQQDPKFEKFQVDLADYFVNLRERLRDPNLLTRALDCYRKALSINPAEPNVKNNLAVALVHTGQTQDLEEAEDILTRLLKRDPSSARYANHMAIVHYKKNEKEQAEALFSKAASSLPAASYNLAVVQMENGKQENAFSGFSRYLLTDNKSGWAEFARQTLQQHKQPIPDAPQSPQIKGLFGVAPGNRRDLVTAALGEPDRTDKISTSAGDNGQRFWYPSLGVDVVLLEGRVQSINLSEIEASAVAHIPDAKALKQPQPEFLGIEIGDSETRLKEKFGTLLIPGDASRRVGKTYSYTDGKLKVDFFVYLSKVMGISLQNL